Proteins from one Mus caroli chromosome 3, CAROLI_EIJ_v1.1, whole genome shotgun sequence genomic window:
- the Lor gene encoding loricrin isoform X2, translating to MSHQKKQPTPCPPVGCGKTSGGGGGGGGGGGGGGGSYGGGSSCGGGGGSGGGVKYSGGGGGSSCGGGYSGGGGGSSCGGGYSGGGGGGSSGGCGGGSGGGKYSGGGGGSSCGGGYSGGGGSSGGSSCGGGYSGGGGSSCGGGGGGYSGGGGSSCGGGSSGGGGGGSSQQYQCQSYGGGSSGGSSCGGGSSCGGGSSGGGSSCGGSGGGYSGGGGGGSCGGGSSGGGGGYYSSQQTSQTSCAPQQSYGGGSSGGGGSCGGGSSGGGGGGGCYSSGGGGGSGGCGGGYSGGGGGCGSSGGSGGGCGGGYSGGGGGGSSCGGGSSGGGSGGGKGVPVCHQTQQKQAPTWPCK from the exons ATGTCTCACCAGAAAAAGCAGCCTACTCCCTGCCCTCCTGTGGGTTGTGGAAAGACCtctggtggaggaggaggaggcggcggcggcggcg GCGGAGGCGGTGGTTCCTATGGAGGTGGTTCCAGCTGCGGCGGTGGAGGCGGCTCCGGTGGGGGCGTCAAGTACTCCGGAGGCGGCGGTGGCTCTAGCTGCGGCGGCGGCTACTCCGGTGGCGGCGGTGGCTCCAGCTGCGGCGGTGGCTACTCCGGGGGCGGCGGCG GCGGCAGCTCCGGTGGCTGCGGCGGCGGTTCCGGAGGGGGCAAGTACTCTGGTGGCGGCGGTGGCTCCAGCTGCGGAGGCGGCTATTCCGGCGGCGGTGGAAGCAGCGGCGGCTCTAGCTGTGGCGGCGGCTACTCAGGCGGCGGTGGATCCagctgcggcggcggcggcggcggctattccggtggcggcggcagcagctGCGGAGGTGGTTCCTccggtggtggcggcggcggatCGTCCCAACAGTATCAGTGCCAGAGCTACGGAGGCGGTTCTAGCGGTGGCTCCAGCTGCGGCGGCG GCTCTAGCTGCGGAGGCGGCTCCTCTGGTGGTGGCTCCAGttgcggcggcagcggcggcggctattccggtggtggcggcggcggcagctgCGGCGGCGGCTCCTCTGGCGGCGGCGGGGGCTATTACTCCTCGCAGCAGACCAGTCAGACCTCCTGCGCCCCCCAGCAGAGCTACGGAGGGGGCTCTTCCGGAGGAGGTGGTAGCTGCGGAGGTGGCTCCtccggcggcggtggcggcggtggCTGCTACTCCAgcggtggtggcggcggcagcgGTGGCTGCGGTGGAGGCTACTCCGGAGGCGGCGGTGGCT GTGGCTCTTCCGGGGGCAGCGGCGGTGGCTGCGGAGGCGGCTACTCCGGAGGCGGAGGCGGTGGCTCCAGCTGCGGTGGCGGCTCCTCTGGGGGCGGATCTGGAGGTGGCAAGGGTGTGCCAGTCTGCCACCAGACCCAGCAGAAGCAGGCGCCTACCTGGCCGTGCAAGTAA
- the Lor gene encoding loricrin isoform X1, which produces MSHQKKQPTPCPPVGCGKTSGGGGGGGGGGGYYSGGGSGGGSGCGGGSSGGGSSCGGGGGGSYGGGSSCGGGGGSGGGVKYSGGGGGSSCGGGYSGGGGGSSCGGGYSGGGGGSSCGGGYSGGGGGGSSCGGGSYSGGGSSCGGGGGSGGGVKYSGGGGGGGGSSCGGGYSGGGGSSCGGGSGGGGSYCGGSSGGGSSGGCGGGSGGGKYSGGGGGSSCGGGYSGGGGSSGGSSCGGGYSGGGGSSCGGGGGGYSGGGGSSCGGGSSGGGGGGSSQQYQCQSYGGGSSGGSSCGGGYSGGGGSSCGGGYSGGGGSSCGGGSSGGGSSCGGSGGGYSGGGGGGSCGGGSSGGGGGYYSSQQTSQTSCAPQQSYGGGSSGGGGSCGGGSSGGGGGGGCYSSGGGGGSGGCGGGYSGGGGGCGGGSSGGSGGGCGGGSSGGSGGGCGGGYSGGGGGGSSCGGGSSGGGSGGGKGVPVCHQTQQKQAPTWPCK; this is translated from the coding sequence ATGTCTCACCAGAAAAAGCAGCCTACTCCCTGCCCTCCTGTGGGTTGTGGAAAGACCtctggtggaggaggaggaggcggcggcggcggcggctatTATAGCGGTGGTGGTAGCGGTGGCGGCTCTGGCTGCGGAGGTGGCTCATCTGGAGGAGGCTCTAGCTGCGGAGGCGGAGGCGGTGGTTCCTATGGAGGTGGTTCCAGCTGCGGCGGTGGAGGCGGCTCCGGTGGGGGCGTCAAGTACTCCGGAGGCGGCGGTGGCTCTAGCTGCGGCGGCGGCTACTCCGGTGGCGGCGGTGGCTCCAGCTGCGGCGGTGGCTACTCCGGGGGCGGCGGCGGCTCCAGCTGCGGAGGAGGCTACtccgggggcggcggcggcggctccaGCTGCGGCGGCGGCAGCTACTCCGGGGGTGGCTCCAGCTGTGGAGGCGGTGGCGGCTCTGGTGGGGGCGTCAAGTACTccggtggtggcggcggcggcggcggctctaGCTGCGGCGGCGGCTACTCCGGGGGCGGCGGCTCCAGCTGTGGAGGCGGATCAGGGGGCGGCGGCTCCTACTGCGGAGGCTCCTCCGGAGGCGGCAGCTCCGGTGGCTGCGGCGGCGGTTCCGGAGGGGGCAAGTACTCTGGTGGCGGCGGTGGCTCCAGCTGCGGAGGCGGCTATTCCGGCGGCGGTGGAAGCAGCGGCGGCTCTAGCTGTGGCGGCGGCTACTCAGGCGGCGGTGGATCCagctgcggcggcggcggcggcggctattccggtggcggcggcagcagctGCGGAGGTGGTTCCTccggtggtggcggcggcggatCGTCCCAACAGTATCAGTGCCAGAGCTACGGAGGCGGTTCTAGCGGTGGCTCCAGCTGCGGCGGCGGTTACTCCGGGGGCGGAGGCTCCAGCTGCGGTGGCGGCTACTCCGGGGGCGGAGGCTCTAGCTGCGGAGGCGGCTCCTCTGGTGGTGGCTCCAGttgcggcggcagcggcggcggctattccggtggtggcggcggcggcagctgCGGCGGCGGCTCCTCTGGCGGCGGCGGGGGCTATTACTCCTCGCAGCAGACCAGTCAGACCTCCTGCGCCCCCCAGCAGAGCTACGGAGGGGGCTCTTCCGGAGGAGGTGGTAGCTGCGGAGGTGGCTCCtccggcggcggtggcggcggtggCTGCTACTCCAgcggtggtggcggcggcagcgGTGGCTGCGGTGGAGGCTACTCCGGAGGCGGCGGTGGCTGTGGCGGCGGCTCTTCCGGGGGCAGCGGCGGTGGCTGCGGAGGTGGCTCTTCCGGGGGCAGCGGCGGTGGCTGCGGAGGCGGCTACTCCGGAGGCGGAGGCGGTGGCTCCAGCTGCGGTGGCGGCTCCTCTGGGGGCGGATCTGGAGGTGGCAAGGGTGTGCCAGTCTGCCACCAGACCCAGCAGAAGCAGGCGCCTACCTGGCCGTGCAAGTAA